One genomic segment of Impatiens glandulifera chromosome 6, dImpGla2.1, whole genome shotgun sequence includes these proteins:
- the LOC124942517 gene encoding O-fucosyltransferase 20-like, whose protein sequence is MAKQKKQSYISVPSQIITSISSSSLQSLLISPKKPSKIKTTHYLKNPKTWFLSLILFTSLKTLLTLLKLSSFSHSETNPYQESSSFWNQPNGLSFKPCLDFTSNYKNTTEEIKTGRTKYLIIVVSGGVNQQRNQIVDGVVISRILGATLVIPILQVNVIWGDESEFSDIFDLDHFKKVLVDDVRIVSSLPSTHLMWKPVEDKKMPPDVSPEWIRSHYLKKFRRDGVLLLRGLDSRLSKHLPSDLQKLRCKVAFNALKFAPRIMELGNKLTERMRNKEGRYLALHLRMEKDVWVRTGCLPGFSDEYDAIVTEERKLHPELLTSKSNMSYHERKLAGLCPLNTFEMTRLLKALGAPKDSRIYWAGGNPLGGEDALLPLKNEFPNLYNKDDLVEPGELEPFVGKASLLAAIDYIVAENSDVFMASHGGNMGHAIQGRRAYAGHKKFITPNKRHMLAYFLNSSIPETKFNQIIMDLHRDSMGQPEMRSSKLGRDVTKFPIPECMCNDSKRHSDG, encoded by the exons ATGGCAAAGCAAAAGAAACAATCCTACATTTCAGTCCCTTCTCAAATAATCACTTCAATTTCATCTTCATCCCTTCAATCTCTCCTAATCTCTCCCAAAAAACcatcaaaaatcaaaacaaccCATTACCTTAAAAACCCCAAAACCTGGTTTTTATCTCTTATTCTCTTCACATCTCTAAAAACCCTCCTAACTTTACTCAAACTATCATCATTTTCTCATTCTGAAACCAACCCATATCAAGAATCATCATCATTCTGGAACCAACCAAATGGGTTATCCTTCAAACCCTGTTTAGATTTCACCTCAAATTACAAAAACACAACAGAAGAAATCAAAACAGGAAGAACAAAGTATCTGATAATAGTTGTTTCCGGTGGAGTTAATCAACAGAGGAATCAAATTGTTGATGGAGTTGTAATCTCTAGAATTCTTGGAGCTACACTTGTAATACCCATTCTACAAGTTAATGTTATTTGGGGAGATGAAAGTGAATTTTCTGATATATTTGATTTGGATCATTTTAAGAAAGTTCTTGTTGATGATGTGAGAATTGTATCATCTTTGCCTTCGACCCATTTGATGTGGAAACCTGTTGAGGATAAAAAGATGCCGCCGGATGTTTCGCCGGAGTGGATTAGGTCGCATTATCTTAAAAAG TTTAGGAGAGATGGAGTTTTGCTATTGCGTGGTCTTGATTCTAGGCTTTCTAAACATCTTCCTTCTGATCTTCAAAAGCTACGTTGTAAG gtgGCATTTAATGCTCTAAAGTTTGCTCCAAGAATCATGGAGTTGGGTAACAAACTTACCGAAAGAATGAGGAACAAAGAAGGTCGATATCTTGCTCTTCATCTAAGAATGGAAAAGGATGTTTGGGTTAGAACGGGTTGTCTTCCCGGTTTTAGCGACGAATACGACGCAATTGTAACCGAAGAGAGGAAGCTTCATCCCGAACTCTTGACCTCAAAATCGAACATGAGTTACCACGAAAGAAAGCTCGCGGGTCTTTGTCCATTAAACACATTTGAGATGACTAGGTTGCTTAAGGCTCTTGGAGCTCCAAAGGATTCGAGGATATATTGGGCGGGTGGTAATCCATTAGGAGGTGAAGATGCACTTCTTCCTTTGAAAAATGAGTTCCCTAACTTGTACAATAAAGATGATCTCGTCGAACCGGGTGAACTTGAACCGTTTGTGGGAAAAGCTTCGCTATTGGCGGCCATTGACTACATTGTGGCCGAGAATAGCGATGTTTTCATGGCTTCTCACGGTGGAAACATGGGCCATGCAATTCAG GGTCGAAGGGCGTATGCAGGACACAAGAAGTTCATAACACCTAACAAAAGACACATGTTAGCATACTTTCTAAACTCGTCAATACCAGAAACCAAGTTCAACCAAATCATAATGGACTTGCATCGCGACTCCATGGGTCAACCCGAGATGAGGAGTAGCAAATTGGGTAGGGATGTTACCAAATTCCCCATCCCCGAATGCATGTGCAACGATTCAAAGAGGCACTCAGATGGGTAA